From the genome of Argentina anserina chromosome 4, drPotAnse1.1, whole genome shotgun sequence, one region includes:
- the LOC126791460 gene encoding LOW QUALITY PROTEIN: probable galacturonosyltransferase-like 4 (The sequence of the model RefSeq protein was modified relative to this genomic sequence to represent the inferred CDS: inserted 2 bases in 1 codon; substituted 1 base at 1 genomic stop codon), with the protein MALWGALSPHLLLLGLLSVLLIHPNVGIRLSIVPRPSPDMPEFHEAPAFQNGEQCGSENTDNIHVAMTLDANYLRGTVAAVFSMLQHFTCPENLKFHFLSARTAPELFSRIKSTFPYLSFKTYAFDSNRVRGKISRSIRRALDQPMNYARIYLAHILPSDMRRVIYLDLDLVVVDDIAKLWEVDMEDKVVAASENCQANFTQYFTDALWSDPDLSKTFRGRKPCNFNTEVMVVDVEKWRKXGYTKKVGGWMALKRXRLYNLGSLPPFLLVLAGNIKAVDHRWNQHGLGGDNLEGRCRRLHPGPISLLHWSGKGKPWLRLDSTKPCTAHHLRAPYDLYHSSKRFLEE; encoded by the exons ATGGCCTTGTGGGGTGCTTTATCTCCCCACCTTCTACTCCTTGGCCTCCTGTCTGTCCTCCTCATTCACCCCAACGTGGGCATTCGCCTCAGCATTGTCCCTCGCCCCTCCCCGGACATGCCCGAATTTCATGAAGCCCCAGCTTTTCAAAACGGTGAGCAATGCGGATCGGAAAACACTGATAACATCCATGTAGCCATGACCCTTGACGCCAACTACCTCCGGGGCACAGTGGCTGCTGTCTTCTCTATGCTGCAACATTTCACCTGCCCTGAAAACCTCAAGTTCCATTTTCTATCAGCCCGCACTGCCCCGGAGCTCTTTTCGAGAATTAAGTCCACCTTCCCTTACTTGAGCTTCAAGACTTACGCCTTTGATTCAAATAGAGTTCGTGGGAAGATATCAAGGTCCATAAGACGAGCATTGGATCAACCTATGAACTATGCGAGAATTTACCTCGCTCATATTCTTCCAAGTGACATGAGACGTGTTATTTACTTGGATTTGGACCTCGTTGTGGTCGACGACATTGCAAAGCTATGGGAAGTAGACATGGAAGACAAGGTGGTGGCTGCATCAGAAAATTGCCAAGCAAACTTCACGCAATACTTCACAGATGCATTATGGTCCGACCCGGATCTGTCAAAGACATTCCGAGGAAGAAAGCCATGCAATTTTAACACAGAAGTGATGGTGGTGGATGTGGaaaaatggagaaaatgaGGGTATACAAAGAAAGTAGGAGGGTGGATGGCCCTGAAAAG GAGGCTATACAATTTGGGGTCCCTGCCGCCATTTTTACTGGTTTTGGCTGGGAACATCAAGGCTGTAGACCACAGGTGGAACCAACATGGACTTGGTGGTGACAACCTTGAAGGAAGGTGCAGGAGACTTCACCCGGGTCCCATTAGCCTTCTTCATTGGAGTGGAAAGGGTAAGCCATGGTTGCGGTTGGATTCCACGAAACCATGCACTGCTCATCATCTTCGGGCACCATATGATCTCTACCATTCTTCGAAACGCTTCCTGGAAGAATAG